One Desulfobulbus propionicus DSM 2032 DNA segment encodes these proteins:
- a CDS encoding HAD-IA family hydrolase, with protein sequence MKTTPLYCEKIFPVFPWKQIDTVLLDMDGTLLDKHFDDYFWEQYLPEHYSLLHDISVEEAKAHLLARYHQVKDTLDWSDLDFWSRELDMDVQELKLRINHLIGVHPYVVEFLEYCLKIRKRLYLITNAHSSTLSIKLQKTAIGPWFDRIVCAAEVGLAKEDPQFWQRLEEMLQFDKRRTLLVDDTEKVLFAAQSHGLGFLLFVARPSSRQRVQYSCNFPSIVYFKELLPQ encoded by the coding sequence ATGAAGACCACCCCTCTGTATTGTGAGAAAATTTTCCCCGTTTTTCCTTGGAAGCAGATTGATACCGTGCTGCTCGACATGGATGGCACCCTGCTGGACAAACACTTTGACGATTACTTCTGGGAACAGTATCTCCCCGAACATTACAGCCTGCTGCACGACATTTCGGTGGAAGAGGCCAAGGCGCATCTGCTGGCCCGCTATCATCAGGTCAAAGATACCCTCGACTGGTCGGATCTTGATTTTTGGTCTCGTGAGTTGGACATGGATGTGCAGGAGTTGAAGTTGCGAATTAACCATCTCATTGGCGTGCACCCCTATGTCGTTGAATTTCTCGAATATTGCCTGAAGATCCGTAAGCGGCTCTACCTGATCACCAATGCCCATTCCAGCACCTTGTCGATCAAGCTGCAGAAAACAGCGATTGGCCCTTGGTTTGATCGGATTGTGTGCGCCGCAGAGGTGGGACTGGCCAAGGAAGACCCGCAATTTTGGCAGCGGCTAGAAGAAATGCTCCAGTTCGACAAAAGACGGACGCTGTTGGTCGATGACACGGAAAAGGTGCTATTTGCCGCTCAAAGCCATGGCCTTGGGTTTCTCCTGTTTGTTGCTCGCCCGAGCAGCCGCCAGCGGGTTCAGTATTCCTGCAACTTTCCCTCGATCGTCTATTTCAAGGAATTGCTGCCCCAATAG
- the mfd gene encoding transcription-repair coupling factor produces the protein MQSMLARLRDSSSPPDIVGLHGASTALLLARAVETLQHTVCCILPADEQLEPLAQDIAFFSNVRVLLYPSFEIPPYTPLSPDPATVCGRLATLYLLREDLSPCIVLTSAEAVLRRVLPAAVLNAHCELVMTGEETDREALIGSLIAAGYQQCDMVRQEGDLALRGGIVDVYPPTLDPAANGPLRLDFFGDTVESIRLFDPLSQRSRQELREAILLPASDLLFPRTDQRAPLLQRLEAVADQYQWASAEVRVLRERLATGQRFPGIEFMLPLIYGGKDGVQTLFDYLPPTASLMVYDPAAVGQRVQLVHDRIAANYREAVERQLPALPPEALFVGEHELHTATRERLRARILPIPDPDNPSATLTVQTGDHSLLVQEIELQRKKRGLLAPLADRILKWQQDQDRIVLACRSARQAEHLREMLGNYQLKVSLLTPPFAPAALIDDDQVYCYEHPLSRGFDFPAEKIHFLSALELFGEKRLRTGRQRTRGRDQGQPVQIEQLAEGDVVVHRDHGIGVFQGLVNMEISGQRGDFLQIAFRDDDKLYVPVDRLHWVSRYQGLTDQQPKLDSLGSQRWQTTKKKVTEAVWKIAQELLEIYAQRAMRQGHRFSPPGDLYRQLEESFPYDETKGQAKAIDEVIDDLTHEQPMDRLICGDVGYGKTEVAARAAFKVIEDGYQVAILVPTTVLAEQHAATFRERFASFPVEIACLNRFRTVRQQKEIVAQLGAGNIDLVVGTHRLLSKDVQFKKLGLLIVDEEHRFGVAHKERIKKFKATVDVLTLTATPIPRTLQMSLLGIRDLSVISTPPQQRRSVKTFLARYDQLVIREAVLRELERGGQLFFVHNRVQSIHRMADTIAAQVPQARIGVAHGQMAGPQLEDVMVRFINHELDILVCTTIIESGLDIPNANTIVINRADHLGLADIYQLRGRVGRAARQAYAYLLVSSLDHLTPDAQQRLRALMDCSELGGGFKLAMNDLQIRGGGNLLGVSQSGHIAAVGYDLYLELLQSTVADLKRRAREGQETVAREEIDPEIKLKVAAYLPDHYIQETSQRYHAYRRISLAGNGTSEELTAIEEELVDRYGPLPREAATLLAVIGLKQQLRVLGIQKLEQGPESLIFSFVANPPIDSARILALIQQKPGRKRTAQSIRLTPDQRLIVPFSAQEDLFRHIQTIIHSLQGPTS, from the coding sequence ATGCAGTCGATGCTCGCGAGACTGCGTGACAGCAGTTCTCCCCCCGATATTGTCGGTCTTCACGGTGCTTCCACTGCCCTGCTGCTTGCCAGGGCAGTGGAAACCCTCCAGCACACAGTCTGTTGCATCCTCCCCGCTGATGAGCAGCTCGAGCCGTTAGCGCAGGATATTGCTTTTTTCTCCAATGTTCGGGTATTGCTGTATCCGAGCTTCGAAATTCCTCCGTACACCCCACTTTCCCCCGATCCAGCCACGGTTTGCGGCCGTTTGGCCACCTTGTATTTGTTACGGGAAGACCTTTCCCCCTGCATTGTATTGACCTCGGCAGAGGCCGTGCTCAGGCGGGTTCTGCCAGCCGCCGTACTGAACGCTCACTGTGAGCTGGTCATGACTGGCGAGGAAACGGATCGAGAGGCGCTCATCGGCTCGTTGATCGCCGCAGGCTACCAGCAGTGCGACATGGTTCGCCAGGAAGGGGATTTGGCCCTGCGCGGCGGAATCGTCGATGTGTATCCACCCACCCTTGATCCTGCCGCCAATGGTCCCTTGCGGCTTGATTTTTTTGGGGACACGGTTGAATCCATCCGTCTTTTTGATCCACTGTCCCAGCGTTCGCGGCAAGAGCTGAGGGAAGCGATTCTGTTGCCCGCATCAGATCTGCTGTTCCCTCGTACCGATCAGCGTGCCCCTCTGTTGCAGCGACTCGAAGCCGTTGCCGATCAGTATCAATGGGCGTCCGCCGAGGTGCGCGTCCTACGGGAGCGTCTTGCCACCGGCCAACGCTTCCCGGGCATTGAATTCATGCTGCCGCTCATCTATGGTGGCAAAGATGGGGTGCAAACCCTGTTCGACTACCTGCCGCCGACCGCTTCGCTCATGGTGTACGATCCAGCCGCGGTCGGGCAGCGGGTGCAGCTGGTTCATGACCGGATTGCCGCCAATTATCGCGAGGCCGTGGAACGGCAGCTTCCCGCTTTGCCGCCGGAGGCACTGTTTGTGGGAGAACACGAGCTGCACACGGCCACCCGGGAACGTCTGCGTGCCCGCATTCTCCCGATCCCGGATCCGGACAACCCCTCCGCCACGCTGACTGTGCAGACAGGTGACCACAGCCTATTGGTCCAGGAGATCGAACTGCAGCGGAAAAAGCGGGGCCTGCTGGCGCCACTTGCCGATCGCATTCTCAAATGGCAGCAGGACCAGGATCGCATCGTCCTCGCCTGCCGATCAGCTCGTCAGGCCGAACATCTCCGGGAAATGCTCGGCAATTACCAACTCAAGGTCTCCCTGCTGACCCCGCCGTTCGCTCCTGCCGCCCTGATCGACGACGATCAGGTCTATTGTTACGAACACCCCCTGTCCAGGGGATTCGATTTTCCCGCTGAAAAGATTCATTTCCTCTCAGCTCTTGAGCTGTTCGGTGAAAAACGATTGCGCACCGGCCGTCAGCGCACACGAGGTCGCGACCAAGGCCAACCTGTTCAGATCGAGCAGCTTGCCGAAGGGGATGTGGTGGTCCATCGCGATCACGGGATCGGTGTGTTTCAAGGGTTGGTCAATATGGAGATTTCCGGCCAGCGGGGAGATTTCCTGCAGATTGCCTTCCGTGACGACGACAAGCTCTATGTCCCGGTGGACCGGCTCCATTGGGTGAGCCGCTATCAGGGGCTCACCGATCAACAGCCCAAACTAGACAGTCTCGGATCGCAGCGGTGGCAGACAACCAAAAAGAAGGTCACCGAGGCGGTGTGGAAGATTGCCCAGGAACTCCTGGAGATCTACGCGCAACGGGCCATGCGCCAGGGACATCGCTTTTCGCCCCCTGGTGATCTCTATCGGCAGCTGGAAGAATCCTTTCCTTATGATGAAACTAAGGGACAGGCCAAAGCCATTGATGAGGTCATCGATGATCTGACCCATGAGCAGCCCATGGATCGTCTCATTTGCGGCGACGTCGGCTACGGCAAGACCGAAGTGGCGGCGCGGGCGGCCTTCAAGGTGATCGAGGACGGCTATCAGGTGGCGATCCTGGTACCGACCACGGTGCTGGCCGAACAGCACGCCGCCACCTTTCGTGAACGTTTCGCTTCCTTTCCAGTGGAGATCGCCTGCCTCAATCGCTTCCGCACCGTCCGCCAGCAAAAGGAGATCGTCGCGCAGCTGGGCGCCGGCAACATTGACCTGGTGGTGGGCACCCACCGGCTGCTGTCCAAGGATGTCCAATTCAAGAAGCTCGGGTTGCTGATTGTCGACGAGGAGCATCGGTTTGGTGTGGCCCACAAGGAGCGGATCAAGAAATTCAAGGCCACGGTCGATGTCCTGACGCTTACCGCCACCCCCATCCCCCGCACCCTGCAAATGTCCCTGTTGGGTATTCGTGATCTTTCTGTGATCTCTACACCGCCGCAGCAACGACGTTCGGTCAAAACGTTCCTGGCCCGCTACGATCAATTGGTGATCAGGGAGGCGGTTTTGCGCGAACTGGAACGGGGGGGGCAACTCTTTTTTGTCCATAACCGAGTGCAATCCATTCATCGGATGGCTGACACCATCGCCGCCCAGGTGCCACAGGCGCGCATTGGTGTGGCCCATGGACAGATGGCTGGGCCGCAGTTGGAGGACGTCATGGTCCGATTCATCAACCATGAACTCGATATCCTGGTCTGCACCACCATCATCGAATCCGGTCTGGATATTCCCAATGCCAACACCATCGTCATCAATCGAGCCGATCATCTTGGCCTGGCCGACATCTACCAGTTGCGGGGCAGGGTAGGCCGGGCGGCGCGGCAGGCCTACGCCTATCTGCTGGTCTCCTCGCTCGATCACCTGACGCCGGATGCGCAGCAGCGATTGCGAGCTCTCATGGACTGCTCCGAACTGGGGGGCGGGTTCAAATTGGCGATGAACGACCTGCAGATCCGGGGAGGCGGCAATCTGCTCGGTGTTTCCCAATCCGGCCATATTGCCGCTGTCGGCTACGATCTCTACCTTGAGCTGTTGCAGTCAACGGTGGCTGATTTGAAACGCCGGGCACGGGAAGGGCAAGAGACGGTGGCCCGCGAGGAGATCGACCCGGAAATCAAGCTCAAGGTGGCGGCATACCTCCCCGATCATTACATCCAGGAGACCAGCCAGCGCTACCATGCCTACCGTCGGATTTCCCTCGCCGGCAATGGCACGAGTGAAGAGTTGACGGCAATCGAGGAGGAACTGGTTGATCGCTATGGCCCCTTGCCGCGGGAGGCCGCCACCCTGCTGGCGGTGATCGGCCTGAAACAGCAGTTGCGAGTTCTGGGTATCCAGAAGCTGGAGCAGGGGCCGGAGTCGCTGATTTTTTCTTTTGTGGCCAATCCTCCCATCGATTCCGCGCGGATTCTGGCGCTGATCCAGCAAAAACCGGGGCGAAAAAGAACGGCTCAGTCTATCCGGCTCACCCCCGATCAACGGCTGATTGTCCCCTTTTCCGCGCAAGAGGACCTTTTTCGTCACATTCAGACCATCATTCATTCCTTGCAGGGACCGACATCATGA
- a CDS encoding HD domain-containing phosphohydrolase, whose translation MRNADHQFEQESQQLHHQRVYLILGVGMGVMLLFTLLDYLLITEHFFEFLRYRLCAVGFVGLLLVANFFDRHHRLAWAIGFAGYLCAGTVILLTVHRLGGVTSSYYVGLIVAMTIYTALAPLTVAQTLISGFALICIYLVSVSLLESLSEYQWLSLFSNLFFMTCFVFIAATQSWADTTARSREYRLRRAEHEAADQLQRQADHLEREVKRRTAEQQATEQRYMILYQAIADDVILVSEQGDLLQANRSYQRHFYGGKPPEGASFYDAVLPEDRHRVASELFAPLIQGKPISAWHITLQSYQGGPLEMEISGALLLRGDDHLGLQLVLRDIGIRKELEQNLLVSLDKIKQMENAAILALANLSEYRDVTPGNHLERIREYCRILAAELARHPPYDSSITPTYMHSLYQGAILHDIGKVAIPDRILKNSTRLTAEEEAVLRQHPRKGGDLIKAMEEEAKGSLFLSLAKNIAYFHHERWDGQGYPHGLRGGDIPLEARIMAVTDTYEELTATLDPSQRLSHQEAVQHIVSMAGQRFDPAIVEALVQTASDFDEIRRTLAEPAAAPYGKKEQAQAIYE comes from the coding sequence ATGCGCAACGCTGATCACCAGTTTGAGCAGGAGTCACAACAGCTGCACCACCAGCGGGTCTACTTGATTCTGGGGGTGGGCATGGGCGTCATGCTGCTTTTCACCCTGCTCGATTATCTGCTGATCACCGAGCATTTCTTCGAGTTTCTCCGTTACCGGCTGTGTGCCGTCGGTTTTGTCGGTCTTCTGCTGGTGGCCAACTTTTTCGACCGCCACCACCGCCTGGCCTGGGCCATTGGTTTTGCCGGCTATCTCTGTGCCGGTACCGTCATCCTCCTCACCGTGCATCGCCTGGGCGGCGTGACCTCCTCCTATTACGTCGGCCTGATCGTCGCCATGACCATCTACACCGCTCTGGCGCCGCTCACCGTTGCCCAGACCCTGATCAGCGGTTTCGCCCTGATCTGCATCTATCTCGTTTCCGTCTCCTTGCTGGAGTCGCTGAGCGAATACCAGTGGCTAAGTTTGTTCAGCAACCTGTTTTTCATGACCTGCTTCGTGTTCATCGCCGCCACCCAGAGCTGGGCCGACACCACGGCCCGGAGCCGGGAATACCGGTTGCGGCGGGCAGAACACGAAGCCGCCGATCAGCTGCAACGGCAAGCCGACCATCTGGAACGGGAAGTCAAGCGAAGAACCGCCGAACAGCAGGCCACGGAACAGCGCTACATGATTCTCTATCAAGCCATTGCCGACGACGTGATTCTGGTCAGCGAGCAAGGGGATCTGCTCCAGGCGAACCGCTCCTACCAGCGCCATTTTTACGGAGGGAAACCGCCGGAGGGCGCATCCTTTTATGACGCGGTTCTTCCCGAAGACCGGCACCGGGTAGCAAGCGAACTGTTTGCCCCGCTTATTCAGGGCAAACCGATTTCCGCTTGGCACATCACCCTGCAATCTTATCAAGGGGGCCCCCTAGAGATGGAAATCAGCGGCGCCCTGTTGCTGCGTGGTGACGATCACCTTGGCCTGCAGTTGGTTCTCCGCGATATCGGCATCCGCAAGGAGTTGGAACAGAATCTGCTTGTGTCACTCGACAAAATCAAACAGATGGAAAATGCGGCCATTCTCGCCTTGGCCAACCTTTCGGAATACCGGGATGTGACGCCGGGCAATCATCTTGAACGAATTCGCGAATATTGCCGTATCCTGGCCGCGGAACTCGCGCGTCATCCGCCCTACGACAGCAGCATCACCCCGACCTATATGCACAGCCTCTATCAGGGCGCCATCCTGCACGACATCGGCAAGGTGGCCATCCCCGACAGGATTCTCAAGAACAGCACCAGGCTCACGGCGGAGGAAGAAGCCGTGTTGCGTCAGCATCCCCGCAAAGGCGGCGACCTGATCAAAGCCATGGAAGAGGAGGCCAAGGGTAGCCTATTTTTATCGCTGGCCAAAAATATCGCCTACTTCCATCATGAACGTTGGGATGGCCAGGGGTATCCCCATGGACTTCGTGGCGGCGACATCCCTCTGGAAGCCCGCATCATGGCCGTGACCGACACCTATGAGGAGCTCACCGCAACCCTTGATCCGTCCCAGCGGCTTTCGCATCAGGAGGCGGTGCAGCACATCGTCAGCATGGCGGGCCAACGGTTTGATCCGGCCATTGTCGAGGCCCTCGTCCAAACGGCCTCGGATTTTGACGAGATTCGGCGGACGCTCGCCGAGCCTGCCGCGGCGCCCTACGGGAAGAAGGAACAGGCGCAAGCAATTTATGAATGA
- a CDS encoding lysophospholipid acyltransferase family protein, which produces MSPLQVVRSLCTLILAPPLTFIVSALSLIDLKWVRKSEIKAQIFPRYWGRILCRCAGVRVKVEGFAHIDPQRTYIFAGNHCSQYDIFSFQGYFPHDFRWIAKQELFRIPLFGQAMHRVGYIPIDRSRGRQAMKSLDAAAGRIAAGSSVLIFPEGTRSADGMVREFKAGAVLLAIKAGVPIVPLGFNGSYEVLPKGKLLPRSGTITIRIGAPIDTGHYKSADKQTLAFELQKAVQQLLEERYVPDNERYRGVVQG; this is translated from the coding sequence ATGTCGCCACTCCAAGTTGTTCGAAGCCTTTGCACGCTCATCCTCGCGCCGCCCCTGACCTTTATTGTTTCCGCGCTCTCCCTGATCGACCTGAAATGGGTGCGCAAATCGGAAATCAAAGCCCAGATTTTTCCCCGTTACTGGGGAAGGATACTGTGCCGATGTGCCGGGGTGCGAGTCAAGGTGGAAGGTTTTGCGCATATTGATCCGCAGCGCACCTATATTTTTGCCGGCAACCATTGCAGTCAGTATGACATATTTTCATTTCAGGGCTACTTTCCCCATGATTTTCGCTGGATCGCCAAACAAGAACTCTTCCGCATTCCTCTGTTTGGCCAGGCCATGCACCGGGTCGGCTATATCCCCATCGATCGTTCCCGTGGCCGGCAGGCAATGAAGAGTCTGGATGCGGCAGCCGGGCGGATAGCGGCGGGCAGTTCCGTGCTTATTTTTCCCGAGGGGACCAGGAGCGCCGACGGGATGGTACGGGAATTCAAGGCTGGGGCGGTGTTGCTGGCGATCAAGGCCGGGGTGCCCATCGTGCCCCTGGGGTTCAACGGCTCGTATGAAGTGCTGCCCAAAGGCAAACTGTTGCCTCGCAGCGGTACGATCACCATACGTATTGGTGCCCCGATCGACACGGGCCACTACAAAAGCGCGGACAAGCAGACGCTGGCCTTCGAATTGCAAAAGGCTGTCCAGCAGTTGCTCGAAGAGCGCTATGTCCCGGACAATGAGCGCTATCGCGGAGTTGTTCAGGGATGA
- the bamA gene encoding outer membrane protein assembly factor BamA codes for MCLALERNTVFLPFKINAPDAANVAGAADRVLSQEAMAKGMKMVPRAQAEKLVDYSGPWPPAASVLTKVAESAGTDYVVVGSLNKLGNRISVDCAIVDVLTPQAPYSAFREADSLEGLEKVTGEVVGTMLAYSNRGATVASITPEGNERIDAGAILQKISTKPGDLYDPTTLREDLKAVFAMGYFDNVEIEAKESEGGKNVVFRVKEKPLIGSVVIVGAEEIKEEDVRDAASITANAILNPAKVNEAVQKIKELYKSKGYYNTEVGAKISYPADANAEVRFDIQEGEKITIEKIAFTGNTSFDEDELEDAIQTGTHSWWHSWLTDAGVLKMEVLKQDAERISTFYQNQGFLEAKVGEPIVEQKDDELYVTFPIEEGPRYQVGTVDIEGDLIKSKEELVDLLKIREEEYLNRQVLRDDVTRLTDLYAEQGYAFAEINPKVNKSDAAKRVDVLLHVDKGAMAYINRVEIQGNTRTRDNVIRRDLKVQEGGRFDSKAIRTSTQKLNRLGFFEEVNVTPKPTLIENQMDILVDVKEKSTGQFSIGAGYSSSENVLFMGEISEDNIFGTGNKLSLAASTSSKSTKYNMNFTNPRLYDSQVSGSIDLFNWEREYDDFTKDSTGSTLRLGHPLFEEWRIYYGYTISDTDITDIDDDVSEYIKRSADIHLTSMAELSLVRDTRDKIFSPTKGSRNSISVDYAGGPLGGDAQFTKVEGASSWYFPLFWSTVFHVKGAAGQAFENEDGKLPVYEHFFLGGMNSIRGFDSASISPRDPKTDDKIGGDKMWYGTVSIIFPLVKDLGMDGEIFHDFGNVYDVDDNWDFSDYKKTAGVGILWASPLGPLRLAWGFNLDKQDDEDSSNWDFSMGGTF; via the coding sequence GTGTGCCTGGCGCTGGAACGCAACACCGTTTTTCTGCCGTTCAAGATCAATGCCCCCGATGCCGCCAACGTGGCAGGGGCGGCCGATAGGGTGCTGTCCCAGGAGGCCATGGCCAAGGGAATGAAGATGGTTCCCCGGGCGCAGGCGGAGAAACTGGTGGATTATTCCGGCCCCTGGCCACCCGCCGCCTCAGTCCTGACTAAGGTCGCGGAATCTGCCGGCACTGACTACGTCGTGGTGGGCAGTCTGAACAAGCTCGGCAATCGAATCAGCGTCGATTGCGCGATCGTCGACGTGCTCACGCCCCAGGCTCCCTACTCGGCCTTTCGGGAAGCAGATTCGCTTGAGGGGTTGGAGAAGGTGACGGGTGAGGTAGTCGGCACCATGCTGGCCTATTCAAATCGCGGGGCCACGGTGGCCTCCATCACGCCGGAAGGCAACGAGCGTATCGACGCCGGCGCCATTTTACAGAAGATATCGACCAAGCCCGGAGATCTCTATGACCCCACCACCCTGCGGGAGGATCTGAAAGCCGTTTTCGCCATGGGCTACTTCGACAATGTCGAGATTGAAGCCAAAGAGAGCGAGGGGGGGAAGAATGTTGTGTTTCGGGTCAAGGAAAAACCGCTGATCGGCAGTGTGGTCATTGTCGGCGCCGAGGAAATCAAGGAAGAGGACGTGCGTGATGCGGCCAGCATCACAGCCAATGCCATCCTCAATCCGGCCAAGGTCAACGAGGCGGTGCAAAAGATCAAGGAGCTTTATAAATCCAAGGGATACTACAACACCGAGGTGGGCGCCAAGATAAGCTACCCTGCCGATGCCAACGCCGAAGTCCGCTTTGATATTCAGGAAGGAGAAAAGATCACCATCGAGAAGATTGCCTTTACCGGCAACACCAGCTTTGATGAGGACGAGTTGGAGGATGCCATTCAGACGGGCACCCATTCTTGGTGGCATTCCTGGTTGACCGACGCCGGAGTGCTCAAAATGGAGGTCCTCAAGCAGGACGCGGAACGGATCAGTACCTTTTACCAGAACCAGGGCTTCCTTGAAGCAAAGGTCGGCGAGCCGATCGTTGAGCAGAAGGACGACGAGCTGTATGTCACCTTTCCCATTGAAGAAGGCCCCCGGTATCAAGTGGGTACCGTTGACATTGAGGGCGACCTGATCAAGAGCAAGGAGGAGTTGGTCGACCTGCTCAAGATCCGCGAGGAAGAATACCTGAACCGCCAAGTACTGCGGGATGATGTCACCCGGCTGACCGATCTGTATGCCGAGCAGGGATATGCCTTTGCCGAGATCAACCCCAAGGTCAACAAATCGGATGCCGCCAAACGGGTCGATGTCCTGTTGCACGTCGACAAGGGCGCCATGGCCTACATCAATAGGGTCGAAATTCAAGGCAACACCCGCACCCGTGACAACGTCATCCGACGCGATCTCAAGGTGCAGGAGGGCGGACGTTTTGATTCCAAAGCCATCCGCACATCCACCCAGAAGCTCAATCGCCTGGGATTCTTTGAGGAAGTCAACGTGACGCCGAAACCGACCCTGATTGAAAATCAGATGGACATTCTGGTCGACGTCAAGGAAAAATCCACTGGTCAATTCAGCATCGGCGCCGGTTATTCGTCGTCGGAAAATGTTCTGTTCATGGGAGAGATCTCCGAGGACAATATTTTCGGTACCGGCAACAAGCTGTCCCTTGCCGCCAGTACCAGCAGCAAGAGCACCAAGTACAACATGAATTTCACCAATCCCCGGCTCTACGATTCCCAGGTTTCGGGGAGCATCGATCTGTTCAACTGGGAGCGGGAGTACGACGATTTCACCAAGGATTCCACCGGTTCCACCCTGCGGCTCGGCCATCCGCTGTTCGAGGAATGGCGTATCTATTACGGGTACACCATTTCCGACACCGACATCACTGATATCGACGACGACGTCTCGGAATATATCAAACGTTCCGCGGACATCCATCTCACCAGCATGGCGGAGCTTTCCTTGGTCCGTGACACCCGCGACAAAATCTTTTCGCCGACCAAGGGATCGCGCAACAGCATCAGCGTCGATTATGCCGGCGGCCCGCTGGGCGGCGATGCCCAGTTCACGAAAGTAGAGGGAGCGTCCTCCTGGTACTTTCCATTGTTCTGGAGCACCGTTTTCCACGTGAAAGGTGCGGCTGGCCAAGCCTTTGAAAACGAAGACGGCAAATTGCCGGTGTATGAACATTTCTTCCTTGGCGGCATGAACTCCATTCGTGGTTTTGATTCCGCCTCCATCAGTCCGCGCGACCCGAAAACGGATGACAAGATTGGTGGCGACAAAATGTGGTACGGTACCGTTTCGATCATCTTCCCCTTGGTTAAAGATCTGGGTATGGATGGCGAAATCTTTCATGACTTCGGTAATGTATACGATGTCGACGACAATTGGGATTTCAGCGATTATAAGAAAACCGCCGGTGTTGGCATCCTCTGGGCCTCTCCGTTGGGACCGCTCAGACTGGCCTGGGGCTTCAATCTGGACAAGCAAGATGACGAAGACAGCTCGAATTGGGACTTCAGCATGGGCGGCACCTTCTGA